A DNA window from Drosophila sechellia strain sech25 chromosome X, ASM438219v1, whole genome shotgun sequence contains the following coding sequences:
- the LOC6618531 gene encoding suppressor-of-stellate-like protein yields the protein MSSPQSNESKVNSSWIDWFVGKTGNEFLCHVPIEFIAKKFNLKGLKHKEEALEIVLDPTFDSSLDWVSGYEAELYGMIHARYILSAHGVDDMRLKFERGDFGRCPRFYCDRQRTLPVGLSDKWGQSTVKVYCPRCNDVFKPRSRNEMLDGAMFGTSFPHMFFMQLPMLRPQPPVEKYVPRIYGFRLHESAFMPLASRESSTANMASSATSSGTSSSPSPSRIDQDV from the exons ATGTCGAGCCC CCAAAGCAACGAGTCTAAGGTAAATTCCAGCTGGATTGATTGGTTCGTTGGGAAGACTGGCAACGAGTTCCTCTGCCACGTGCCCATCGAATTCATAGCGAAGAAGTTCAACCTGAAGGGCCTGAAGCACAAAGAAGAGGCACTGGAGATTGTCCTGGATCCGACATTCGACAGTTCCTTGGACTGGGTCTCCGGCTATGAGGCGGAGCTGTACGGCATGATCCACGCCAGATACATCCTGTCTGCGCATGGCGTGGATGACATGCGCCTAAAATTTGAGAGAGGGGACTTCGGAAGGTGTCCGAGGTTCTACTGTGACAGGCAGAGAACCCTCCCAGTGGGTCTCAGCGACAAGTGGGGCCAGTCTACTGTGAAGGTCTACTGCCCTCGCTGTAACGACGTCTTCAAGCCACGATCCCGCAATGAAATGCTGGACGGGGCCATGTTTGGGACCAGCTTCCCGCACATGTTCTTCATGCAGCTGCCGATGCTGAGACCCCAGCCGCCCGTGGAGAAGTACGTCCCCCG TATCTATGGATTCCGGTTGCACGAGTCGGCCTTTATGCCGCTCGCATCGCGCGAGTCCTCGACCGCGAATATGGCATCCTCGGCCACCTCCTCGGGCACCTCCTCGTCACCCTCCCCTTCCCGAATTGACCAGGATGTTTAA
- the LOC116800183 gene encoding suppressor-of-stellate-like protein codes for MSNPQSNEHKVDASWIGWFVGMIGNEFVCRVPIDFIENKFNLTGLEYLKDTMNVVLEPLFDRSVAWVSGYEEKLYGMIHARYIMSARGVEDMRLKYLMGDFGSCPKFYCKGQKALPVGLSDKWGQSKVKIYCPSCKDVFRPKYRPKLDGAMFGTSFPHLFFMQFPMLRPQPPVEKYVPRIHGFRLHESALMPLESSETSSETSTEDIGSTSSPSSCPN; via the exons ATGTCGAACCC CCAGAGCAACGAGCATAAAGTAGATGCCAGCTGGATTGGTTGGTTCGTTGGGATGATTGGCAACGAGTTCGTCTGCCGCGTGCCCATCGACTTCATAGAGAACAAGTTCAACCTGACGGGGCTGGAGTACTTGAAAGACACAATGAACGTGGTCCTGGAACCGTTGTTCGACAGGTCCGTGGCCTGGGTCTCCGGCTACGAGGAGAAGCTGTACGGCATGATCCACGCCAGGTACATTATGTCGGCGCGTGGCGTGGAAGATATGCGCCTGAAGTATCTGATGGGGGACTTCGGATCGTGTCCGAAGTTCTACTGTAAGGGGCAGAAAGCCCTGCCAGTGGGCCTCAGCGACAAGTGGGGCCAGTCCAAAGTTAAGATCTACTGCCCAAGCTGTAAAGACGTCTTCCGGCCGAAATACCGTCCAAAGCTGGACGGAGCCATGTTCGGGACCAGCTTCCCGCACCTGTTCTTCATGCAGTTTCCGATGTTGAGACCCCAGCCGCCCGTGGAGAAGTACGTCCCCCG TATCCATGGATTCCGGTTGCACGAGTCGGCCTTGATGCCGCTCGAATCGAGCGAGACATCGAGCGAGACGTCGACCGAGGATATCGGATCCACCTCGTCCCCCTCCTCCTGTCCGAATTGA
- the LOC116802062 gene encoding histone H1.3-like — MDFNKLKKMEEAAALAMLPLKDLSEIQEMTIKFTVSSEWSFVRKSSTAGPSKVAKSPKVPEAPKAPKAAKAPMPPKAPMLSTAHIPPKAHKAPMPSKAPKAPKVR, encoded by the exons ATGGACTTCAACAAGCTCAAGAAAATGGAGGAGGCG GCTGCATTGGCCATGTTACCGTTGAAGGATCTCAGCGAAATCCAGGAGATGACCATCAAGTTCACCGTTTCCAGTGAG TGGTCATTTGTGCGCAAGTCGTCAACAGCTGGCCCATCGAAAGTGGCCAAGTCACCCAAGGTACCCGAGGCTCCCAAGGCACCCAAGGCAGCCAAGGCACCCATGCCACCCAAGGCACCCATGTTATCCACGGCACACATCCCACCCAAGGCTCACAAGGCACCCATGCCATCCAAGGCACCCAAAGCACCAAAGGTTCGCTGA
- the LOC6621120 gene encoding protein BFR2 — protein MDFNKMKKIEEAVRIGGKGSVRRKHKRLPWAAATERRVQAELALLPLNELTDIHEVAIEFTDSSEVVFTMPKVRGSNHNSFFVVSGDIVRKSSTAGASKVAKAPKPPNPPKPKSEESIKVVAKKPKKPRNRVRPRNKKVQIMLFKNDEEAAMAGGDSEPKLSNGKSILISSEDGSDPDNDYVPSDESDVDQTIVCDTDSLESGDDSDDEEDDDSEE, from the coding sequence ATGGATTTCAACAAGATGAAGAAAATAGAGGAGGCGGTTCGCATTGGCGGCAAGGGATCGGTGCGCCGCAAGCACAAGAGACTCCCATGGGCTGCTGCCACTGAAAGGCGCGTGCAGGCCGAATTGGCCTTGTTACCGTTGAATGAGCTCACCGATATCCATGAGGTGGCCATCGAGTTCACCGATTCCAGTGAGGTTGTGTTTACCATGCCCAAGGTTCGGGGTAGCAATCACAATTCTTTTTTCGTGGTTAGTGGCGATATCGTGCGCAAGTCGTCAACAGCTGGCGCATCGAAAGTGGCCAAGGCACCCAAGCCACCCAATCCACCCAAGCCAAAATCAGAGGAGTCCATTAAGGTGGTGGCCAAGAAGCCCAAGAAGCCGCGCAATCGTGTTCGTCCTCGCAACAAGAAGGTGCAAATTATGCTCTTCAAAAACGATGAAGAAGCGGCCATGGCTGGCGGGGATTCGGAACCGAAGCTTAGCAATGGTAAATCAATTTTGATCTCCTCTGAAGATGGTAGCGATCCGGATAATGACTACGTGCCATCGGATGAGTCTGATGTGGATCAGACCATCGTCTGCGACACAGATTCGCTGGAAAGCGGCGATGATTCCGATGACGAGGAGGACGATGACAGTGAGGAGTGA
- the LOC116802155 gene encoding suppressor-of-stellate-like protein, whose translation MSSPQSNESKVNSSWIDWFVGKTGNEFLCHVPIEFIAKKFNLKGLKHKEEALEIVLDPTFDSSLDWVSGYEAELYGMIHARYILSAHGVDDMRLKFERGDFGRCPRFYCDRQRTLPVGLSDKWGQSTVKVYCPRCNDVFKPRSRNEMLDGAMFGTSFPHMFFMQLPMLRPQPPVEKYVPRIYGFRLHESAFMPLASRESSTANMGSSATSSGTSSSPSPSRIDQDV comes from the exons ATGTCGAGCCC CCAAAGCAACGAGTCTAAGGTAAATTCCAGCTGGATTGATTGGTTCGTTGGGAAGACTGGCAACGAGTTCCTCTGCCACGTGCCCATCGAATTCATAGCGAAGAAGTTCAACCTGAAGGGCCTGAAGCACAAAGAAGAGGCACTGGAGATTGTCCTGGATCCGACATTCGACAGTTCCTTGGACTGGGTCTCCGGCTATGAGGCGGAGCTGTACGGCATGATCCACGCCAGATACATCCTGTCTGCGCATGGCGTGGATGACATGCGCCTAAAATTTGAGAGAGGGGACTTCGGAAGGTGTCCGAGGTTCTACTGTGACAGGCAGAGAACCCTCCCAGTGGGTCTCAGCGACAAGTGGGGCCAGTCTACTGTGAAGGTCTACTGCCCTCGCTGTAACGACGTCTTCAAGCCACGATCCCGCAATGAAATGCTGGACGGGGCCATGTTTGGGACCAGCTTCCCGCACATGTTCTTCATGCAGCTGCCGATGCTGAGACCCCAGCCGCCCGTGGAGAAGTACGTCCCCCG TATCTATGGATTCCGGTTGCACGAGTCGGCCTTTATGCCGCTCGCATCGCGCGAGTCCTCGACCGCGAATATGGGATCCTCGGCCACCTCCTCGGGCACCTCCTCGTCACCCTCCCCTTCCAGAATTGACCAGGATGTTTAA
- the LOC6618532 gene encoding suppressor-of-stellate-like protein — protein MSNPQSNEHKVDASWIGWFVGMIGNEFVCRVPIDFIEDKFNLTGLEYLKDTMNVVLEPLFDRSVAWVSGYEEKLYGMIHARYIMSARGVEDMRLKYLMGDFGSCPKFYCKGQKALPVGLSDKWGQSKVKIYCPSCKDVFRPKYRPKLDGAMFGTSFPHLFFMQFPMLRPQPPVEKYVPRIHGFRLHESALMPLESSETSSETSTEDIGSTSSPSSCPN, from the exons ATGTCGAACCC CCAGAGCAACGAGCATAAAGTAGATGCCAGCTGGATTGGTTGGTTCGTTGGGATGATTGGCAACGAGTTCGTCTGCCGCGTGCCCATCGACTTCATAGAGGACAAGTTCAACCTGACGGGGCTGGAGTACTTGAAAGACACAATGAACGTGGTCCTGGAACCGTTGTTCGACAGGTCCGTGGCCTGGGTCTCCGGCTACGAGGAGAAGCTGTACGGCATGATCCACGCCAGGTACATTATGTCGGCGCGTGGCGTGGAAGATATGCGCCTGAAGTATCTGATGGGGGACTTCGGATCGTGTCCGAAGTTCTACTGTAAGGGGCAGAAAGCCCTGCCAGTGGGCCTCAGCGACAAGTGGGGCCAGTCCAAAGTTAAGATCTACTGCCCAAGCTGTAAAGACGTCTTCCGGCCGAAATACCGTCCAAAGCTGGACGGAGCCATGTTCGGGACCAGCTTCCCGCACCTGTTCTTCATGCAGTTTCCGATGTTGAGACCCCAGCCGCCCGTGGAGAAGTACGTCCCCCG TATCCATGGATTCCGGTTGCACGAGTCGGCCTTGATGCCGCTCGAATCGAGCGAGACATCGAGCGAGACGTCGACCGAGGATATCGGATCCACCTCGTCCCCCTCCTCCTGTCCGAATTGA
- the LOC116802063 gene encoding uncharacterized protein LOC116802063 has product MDFNKLKKMEEAAALAMLPLKDLSEIQEMTIKFTVSSEWSFVRKSSTAGPSKVAKSPKVPETPKAPKAAKAPMPPKAPMLSTAHIPPKAHKAPMPSKAPKAPKVR; this is encoded by the exons ATGGACTTCAACAAGCTCAAGAAAATGGAGGAGGCG GCTGCATTGGCCATGTTACCGTTGAAGGATCTCAGCGAAATCCAGGAGATGACCATCAAGTTCACCGTTTCCAGTGAG TGGTCATTTGTGCGCAAGTCGTCAACAGCTGGCCCATCGAAAGTGGCCAAGTCACCCAAGGTACCCGAGACTCCCAAGGCACCCAAGGCAGCCAAGGCACCCATGCCACCCAAGGCACCCATGTTATCCACGGCACACATCCCACCCAAGGCTCACAAGGCACCCATGCCATCCAAGGCACCCAAAGCACCAAAGGTTCGCTGA
- the LOC6618533 gene encoding protein BFR2: protein MDFNKMKKIEEAVRIGGKGSVRRKHKRLPSAAATERRVQAELALLPLNELTDIHEVAIEFTDSSEVVFTMPKVRGSNHNSFFVVSGDIVRKSSTAGASKVAKAPKPPKPESEESIKVVAKKPKKPRNRVRPRNKKVQIMLFKNDEEAAMAGGDSEPKLSNGKSILISSEDGSDPDNDYVPSDESDVDQTIVCDTDSLESGDDSDDEEDDDSEE, encoded by the coding sequence ATGGATTTCAACAAGATGAAGAAAATAGAGGAGGCGGTTCGCATTGGCGGCAAGGGATCGGTGCGCCGCAAGCACAAGAGACTCCCATCGGCTGCGGCCACTGAAAGGCGCGTGCAGGCCGAATTGGCCTTGTTACCGTTGAATGAGCTCACCGATATCCATGAGGTGGCCATCGAGTTCACCGATTCCAGTGAGGTTGTGTTTACCATGCCCAAGGTTCGGGGTAGCAATCACAATTCTTTTTTCGTGGTTAGTGGCGATATCGTGCGCAAGTCGTCAACAGCTGGCGCATCGAAAGTGGCCAAGGCACCCAAGCCACCCAAGCCAGAATCAGAGGAGTCCATTAAGGTGGTGGCCAAGAAGCCCAAGAAGCCGCGCAATCGTGTTCGTCCTCGCAACAAGAAGGTGCAAATTATGCTCTTCAAAAACGATGAAGAAGCGGCCATGGCTGGCGGGGATTCGGAACCGAAGCTTAGCAATGGTAAATCAATTTTGATCTCCTCTGAAGATGGTAGCGATCCGGATAATGACTACGTGCCATCGGATGAGTCTGATGTGGATCAGACCATCGTCTGCGACACAGATTCGCTGGAAAGCGGCGATGATTCCGATGACGAGGAGGACGATGACAGTGAGGAGTGA